A window from Drosophila nasuta strain 15112-1781.00 chromosome 3, ASM2355853v1, whole genome shotgun sequence encodes these proteins:
- the LOC132789866 gene encoding probable chitinase 2, with translation MTLPLQLSLLLGIFLLASVAARTGPAHDKVVVCYISTWAVYRPKPGDYSIEHFDPSLCTHAIYAFAGLDIVHSAIKSLDPWQDLKEEYGKGGYERLTALKNTHPHLKVSLAIGGWNEGSKNYSTLVANPLQRGQFVKQVTSFVRKYNFDGLDLDWEYPTQRGGSPRDRENFVALTKELREEFDNYGLLLTSAIGAAKNVIDQAYDVRQISRYLDFLHIMCYDYHGSWDHKVGYNAPLMAPAVDPLSVQFTIDYLLKQGAPPSKLVLGLPFYGRSFKTALQGVLDDASDGAGFQGPYTREDGFLGYNEICISLSNKTSGWTKQWDGQTSQMLARSERSVFTQEVKVVTFDSSRSIANKVKFAMRKRLAGVMVWSVDTDDFLGECELDEDTFADFRLVKMAPRRLNNNYPLLRTINEATTLALEEIAADEIVVPDDSENEIPHGSIADRKNAAPAVVSFSLTCTFVYVLLQSLAH, from the exons ATGACGCTGCCGCTCCAGCTGTCGCTGCTCCTGGGcatatttttgttggcttCAGTTGCGGCCAGAACAG GACCTGCACACGACAAAGTGGTTGTTTGCTACATCTCCACATGGGCTGTGTATCGCCCTAAGCCCGGTGACTATTCCATTGAACACTTTGACCCCAGCCTCTGCACACATGCCATCTACGCCTTTGCCGGACTCGACATCGTTCACTCGGCCATCAAGTCGTTGG ATCCGTGGCAGGACCTAAAAGAGGAATACGGCAAGGGTGGCTATGAGCGCTTGACGGCGCTTAAAAATACGCATCCGCATCTGAAGGTCAGCCTGGCCATTGGCGGCTGGAACGAGGGTTCCAAGAACTATTCCACGCTTGTGGCAAACCCATTGCAGCGTGGCCAGTTCGTCAAGCAGGTGACGAGCTTTGTGCGCAAATACAATTTCGATGGCTTGGACCTCGACTGGGAGTATCCCACACAACGTGGCGGCAGTCCGCGGGATCGTGAGAACTTCGTTGCCCTGACCAAGGAATTGCGTGAGGAGTTCGATAACTATGGATTGCTGTTGACATCGGCAATTGGTGCGGCGAAAAATGTTATCGATCAGGCTTACGATGTGCGACAGATTTCCCGTTATCTGGACTTTTTGCACATCATGTGCTACGATTATCACGGCAGTTGGGATCACAAAGTGGGTTACAATGCACCACTAATGGCTCCTGCTGTGGATCCTTTGAGTGTG CAATTCACCATAGATTATCTGCTGAAACAAGGTGCTCCACCTTCCAAACTGGTGCTGGGTTTGCCATTTTATGGACGATCCTTTAAGACTGCTTTGCAGGGAGTGCTGGATGATGCCAGCGATGGTGCTGGCTTCCAAGGACCCTACACACGTGAGGATGGCTTCTTGGGCTACAACGAGATCTGCATTTCGCTGAGCAATAAGACCTCTGGCTGGACTAAGCAATGGGACGGACAGACGAGTCAAATGCTGGCACGCTCCGAACGTAGTGTTTTCACCCAGGAGGTGAAGGTGGTGACGTTCGATAGCTCACGATCGATTGCCAACAAAGTGAAGTTTGCCATGCGCAAGCGTTTGGCCGGCGTTATGGTTTGGTCCGTGGATACCGACGACTTTCTGGGAGAGTGTGAGCTCGATGAGGATACATTTGCCGATTTCCGACTAGTCAAAATGGCGCCAAGGCGATTGAATAACAACTACCCGCTGCTTCGGACCATCAATGAAGCAACTACGCTGGCGCTAGAGGAAATTGCTGCAGATGAAATTGTTGTTCCGGATGATTCTGAGAATGAAATTCCTCATGGCAGCATTGCGGATCGCAAAAATGC
- the LOC132789861 gene encoding DDB1- and CUL4-associated factor 8 isoform X1 translates to MDQEEEAVAERAGSSACKRQKRNNSAGDAADGETETATDAAAEEAPAAAAPVAASTPATIVDASALSEMDIILLGFAKNRKEADNVANRHNNNNNNSGADDNTLETQTTNEPAPTSSTATAATATTTTDANDDDAVASDAADELQVIDVEPDFSEMLATFNRPRILSTRSYRSVLTSSSSSSNSNDSSPANDDHNYSTNTSDTNVDDDDVDEVADSSDADEQESPVLVPPEDDDSSSDSSMALWNRYPPSSSNDPDSDDAYIPTNPNDKLQVDTAVDNIMGKPKPAYALNLVDQLMYREHNIMNRIDWRGGHTSGMNFIQNYYGSRQVVERMTLTKNMSFHLGCVNSLNFNRSGDLLCSGSDDLSIIVWDWASGKPRQIIRSGHTLNIFQTKFLDSAGCLDIVSSSRDGQVRRAVIPPSGASKIKPMRLYSHAEAVHKLVVVPHSRHEIISVGEDAAVKHFDLRNNKVTSMLRCTDNKRRVRLFSIAHHPFAPEFCISGSDDKLRVYDKRQLNKPVHEMTPKDIKDVSRNCSGCGGRSGLEKITQITCAVYNHSGSEILASYSDAGIYLYDSRNYKDGEYLHSYEGHINSRTIKGVNFFGPRSEYVVSGSDCGNIFFWDKNTEAVINFKKGDLSGVVNCLEPHPWMPVLATSGLEHKVKIWTPSGLPEALPKPEALKETLQRNFRRSILDLGEFDINHIHYFIRQLIDPRLGSSAGARAGADPARRYSSSSSDSSSNPNSPPGGGQPSSSDEGNPNPMGCNTQ, encoded by the exons ATGGACCAGGAAGAAGAAGCTGTAGCGGAACGCGCCGGTTCGTCAGCGTGCAAACGACAGAAGCGTAACAATTCCGCAGGCGACGCTGCTGATGGTGAAACTGAAACTGCGACTGACGCAGCAGCAGAGGAAGCACCAGCTGCTGCAGCGCCGGTAGCTGCATCGACTCCAGCGACAATTGTGGATGCATCCGCTTTATCTGAGATGGACATAATATTGCTTGG TTTTGCGAAAAATAGAAAGGAGGCAGACAACGTCGCAAatagacacaacaacaataataacaacagtgGCGCGGATGACAACACATTAGAAACGCAAACAACTAACGAGCCTGCGCCGACATCatctacagcaacagcagcaacagcaacaacgacaacagatGCTAATGATGATGACGCAGTTGCCAGCGATGCAGCTGATGAACTGCAAGTTATTGATGTCGAGCCTGATTTTTCAGAGATGTTGGCCACATTCAATCGTCCGCGCATTCTTAGCACACGCTCTTACCGCTCTGTGTTAACGTcaagcagcagtagcagcaacagcaacgacagcagccCTGCAAACGATGATCATAATTATTCGACTAACACAAGCGACACAAATgtcgacgatgacgatgtcgaTGAGGTCGCCGACTCCTCGGATGCTGACGAACAAGAATCGCCGGTATTGGTGCCACCAGAAGATGACGACAGCAGCTCGGATTCGAGCATGGCCCTCTGGAATCGTTATCCACCATCATCCAGCAATGATCCCGATTCC GACGATGCCTATATACCGACGAATCCAAATGATAAGCTGCAAGTGGACACGGCCGTCGACAATATCATGGGCAAACCGAAGCCGGCGTATGCGTTAAATCTTGTGGATCAGCTAATGTATCGCGAGCACAATATTATGAATCGTATTGATTGGCGCGGCGGACACACTTCAGGCATGAATTTCATCCAAAACTATTATGGATCGCGTCAGGTGGTGGAGCGTATGACGCTCACCAAGAATATGTCGTTCCATTTGGGCTGTGTTAACTCTTTGAATTTTAATCGTTCGGGCGATCTTTTATGCTCCGGCTCCGATGATCTCTCCATCATTGTGTGGGACTGGGCCAGTGGCAAGCCACGGCAAATCATACGCTCGGGCCACACGCTTAACATATTCCAAACGAAGTTCTTGGACAGCGCCGGCTGCCTGGACATCGTCTCCTCCAGTCGCGATGGTCAAGTGCGTCGTGCCGTCATCCCGCCATCGGGAGCTAGTAAAATCAAACCGATGCGTCTCTATAGTCACGCCGAAGCTGTGCACAAGCTGGTTGTGGTGCCGCACAGTCGCCATGAGATCATTAGCGTTGGTGAGGATGCGGCCGTTAAGCACTTTGATCTGCGTAACAACAAGGTGACATCAATGCTGCGTTGCACGGACAATAAGCGACGCGTGCGTCTCTTCAGCATTGCTCATCATCCGTTTGCGCCGGAGTTTTGTATCAGCGGATCGGATGATAAACTTCGGGTCTACGACAAGCGGCAGCTGAATAAACCCGTACACGAGATGACACCCAAAGATATTAAAGATGTAAGCCGAAATTGTTCAGGTTGCGGCGGGCGTTCAGGCTTG GAAAAGATTACACAGATTACATGCGCCGTGTACAATCACAGCGGCAGCGAGATTCTCGCATCCTACAGCGATGCGGGCATCTATCTCTATGACAGTCGCAACTACAAGGATGGCGAATACTTGCACTCCTACGAAGGTCATAT TAATAGTCGCACTATTAAAGGAGTCAACTTCTTTGGACCACGTTCTGAGTACGTGGTTAGCGGCAGCGACTGTggcaacattttcttttggGATAAGAACACTGAGGCTGTGATCAACTTTAAGAAGGGCGATCTTTCTGGTGTTGTCAATTGCTTGGAACCGCATCCATGGATGCCTGTGCTGGCCACCTCGGGATTGGAGCACAAAGTCAAGATTTGGACACCTTCTGGCTTGCCAGAAGCT TTGCCCAAACCGGAAGCACTCAAGGAAACGTTGCAGCGCAACTTTAGGCGTAGCATTCTGGATCTGGGCGAGTTTGATATCAATCACATACACTACTTTATACGCCAGCTCATCGATCCTCGTCTTGGTAGCTCAGCTGGAGCTCGCGCGGGTGCCGATCCGGCAAGGAGATACAGTAGTAGCAGTAGTGACAGCAGCAGTAATCCAAATTCACCGCCTGGTGGTGGACAACCAAGTAGCTCGGATGAAGGAAATCCCAATCCAATGGGCTGCAACACTCAATGA
- the LOC132789861 gene encoding DDB1- and CUL4-associated factor 8 isoform X2, with amino-acid sequence MDQEEEAVAERAGSSACKRQKRNNSAGDAADGETETATDAAAEEAPAAAAPVAASTPATIVDASALSEMDIILLGFAKNRKEADNVANRHNNNNNNSGADDNTLETQTTNEPAPTSSTATAATATTTTDANDDDAVASDAADELQVIDVEPDFSEMLATFNRPRILSTRSYRSVLTSSSSSSNSNDSSPANDDHNYSTNTSDTNVDDDDVDEVADSSDADEQESPVLVPPEDDDSSSDSSMALWNRYPPSSSNDPDSDDAYIPTNPNDKLQVDTAVDNIMGKPKPAYALNLVDQLMYREHNIMNRIDWRGGHTSGMNFIQNYYGSRQVVERMTLTKNMSFHLGCVNSLNFNRSGDLLCSGSDDLSIIVWDWASGKPRQIIRSGHTLNIFQTKFLDSAGCLDIVSSSRDGQVRRAVIPPSGASKIKPMRLYSHAEAVHKLVVVPHSRHEIISVGEDAAVKHFDLRNNKVTSMLRCTDNKRRVRLFSIAHHPFAPEFCISGSDDKLRVYDKRQLNKPVHEMTPKDIKDEKITQITCAVYNHSGSEILASYSDAGIYLYDSRNYKDGEYLHSYEGHINSRTIKGVNFFGPRSEYVVSGSDCGNIFFWDKNTEAVINFKKGDLSGVVNCLEPHPWMPVLATSGLEHKVKIWTPSGLPEALPKPEALKETLQRNFRRSILDLGEFDINHIHYFIRQLIDPRLGSSAGARAGADPARRYSSSSSDSSSNPNSPPGGGQPSSSDEGNPNPMGCNTQ; translated from the exons ATGGACCAGGAAGAAGAAGCTGTAGCGGAACGCGCCGGTTCGTCAGCGTGCAAACGACAGAAGCGTAACAATTCCGCAGGCGACGCTGCTGATGGTGAAACTGAAACTGCGACTGACGCAGCAGCAGAGGAAGCACCAGCTGCTGCAGCGCCGGTAGCTGCATCGACTCCAGCGACAATTGTGGATGCATCCGCTTTATCTGAGATGGACATAATATTGCTTGG TTTTGCGAAAAATAGAAAGGAGGCAGACAACGTCGCAAatagacacaacaacaataataacaacagtgGCGCGGATGACAACACATTAGAAACGCAAACAACTAACGAGCCTGCGCCGACATCatctacagcaacagcagcaacagcaacaacgacaacagatGCTAATGATGATGACGCAGTTGCCAGCGATGCAGCTGATGAACTGCAAGTTATTGATGTCGAGCCTGATTTTTCAGAGATGTTGGCCACATTCAATCGTCCGCGCATTCTTAGCACACGCTCTTACCGCTCTGTGTTAACGTcaagcagcagtagcagcaacagcaacgacagcagccCTGCAAACGATGATCATAATTATTCGACTAACACAAGCGACACAAATgtcgacgatgacgatgtcgaTGAGGTCGCCGACTCCTCGGATGCTGACGAACAAGAATCGCCGGTATTGGTGCCACCAGAAGATGACGACAGCAGCTCGGATTCGAGCATGGCCCTCTGGAATCGTTATCCACCATCATCCAGCAATGATCCCGATTCC GACGATGCCTATATACCGACGAATCCAAATGATAAGCTGCAAGTGGACACGGCCGTCGACAATATCATGGGCAAACCGAAGCCGGCGTATGCGTTAAATCTTGTGGATCAGCTAATGTATCGCGAGCACAATATTATGAATCGTATTGATTGGCGCGGCGGACACACTTCAGGCATGAATTTCATCCAAAACTATTATGGATCGCGTCAGGTGGTGGAGCGTATGACGCTCACCAAGAATATGTCGTTCCATTTGGGCTGTGTTAACTCTTTGAATTTTAATCGTTCGGGCGATCTTTTATGCTCCGGCTCCGATGATCTCTCCATCATTGTGTGGGACTGGGCCAGTGGCAAGCCACGGCAAATCATACGCTCGGGCCACACGCTTAACATATTCCAAACGAAGTTCTTGGACAGCGCCGGCTGCCTGGACATCGTCTCCTCCAGTCGCGATGGTCAAGTGCGTCGTGCCGTCATCCCGCCATCGGGAGCTAGTAAAATCAAACCGATGCGTCTCTATAGTCACGCCGAAGCTGTGCACAAGCTGGTTGTGGTGCCGCACAGTCGCCATGAGATCATTAGCGTTGGTGAGGATGCGGCCGTTAAGCACTTTGATCTGCGTAACAACAAGGTGACATCAATGCTGCGTTGCACGGACAATAAGCGACGCGTGCGTCTCTTCAGCATTGCTCATCATCCGTTTGCGCCGGAGTTTTGTATCAGCGGATCGGATGATAAACTTCGGGTCTACGACAAGCGGCAGCTGAATAAACCCGTACACGAGATGACACCCAAAGATATTAAAGAT GAAAAGATTACACAGATTACATGCGCCGTGTACAATCACAGCGGCAGCGAGATTCTCGCATCCTACAGCGATGCGGGCATCTATCTCTATGACAGTCGCAACTACAAGGATGGCGAATACTTGCACTCCTACGAAGGTCATAT TAATAGTCGCACTATTAAAGGAGTCAACTTCTTTGGACCACGTTCTGAGTACGTGGTTAGCGGCAGCGACTGTggcaacattttcttttggGATAAGAACACTGAGGCTGTGATCAACTTTAAGAAGGGCGATCTTTCTGGTGTTGTCAATTGCTTGGAACCGCATCCATGGATGCCTGTGCTGGCCACCTCGGGATTGGAGCACAAAGTCAAGATTTGGACACCTTCTGGCTTGCCAGAAGCT TTGCCCAAACCGGAAGCACTCAAGGAAACGTTGCAGCGCAACTTTAGGCGTAGCATTCTGGATCTGGGCGAGTTTGATATCAATCACATACACTACTTTATACGCCAGCTCATCGATCCTCGTCTTGGTAGCTCAGCTGGAGCTCGCGCGGGTGCCGATCCGGCAAGGAGATACAGTAGTAGCAGTAGTGACAGCAGCAGTAATCCAAATTCACCGCCTGGTGGTGGACAACCAAGTAGCTCGGATGAAGGAAATCCCAATCCAATGGGCTGCAACACTCAATGA